A single region of the Chiroxiphia lanceolata isolate bChiLan1 chromosome 20, bChiLan1.pri, whole genome shotgun sequence genome encodes:
- the FZD9 gene encoding frizzled-9, protein MAAARLRVALWVLWHFGVGGRGLELAGLEGPRGRAARCQPVDIPMCRGIGYNLTRMPNLLGHESQREAALKLHEFAPLVEYGCHVHLRFFLCSLYAPMCTDQVSASIPACRPMCEQARHKCVPIMEQFNFGWPESLDCSRLPTKNDPNALCMEAPENASAAEPHKGQGMLPVAPRPWPPGTAAEGRGPNGLGACDNPEKFQYVEKSLSCAPRCSPGVDVYWSREDKDFAFIWMAVWSTLCFVSTAFTVLTFLLDPHRFQYPERPIIFLSMCYNVYSVAFIIRSVAGAENIACDRENGELYIIQEGLESTGCTIVFLILYYFGMASSLWWVILTLTWFLAAGKKWGHEAIEAHSSYFHMAAWGIPAMKTIVILTMRKVAGDELTGLCYVGSMDVSALTGFVLIPLSCYLVIGTSFILTGFVALFHIRKIMKTGGTNTEKLEKLMVKIGVFSILYTVPATCVIVCYFYERLNVDYWTLRALERGCLRLPGRRAANCSLEASVPTVAVFMLKIFMSLVVGITSGVWVWSSKTLQTWQSLCNRRLGVRTRGKPCSGVSCGGGHCHYKAPTVMLHMTKTDPYLDNPTHV, encoded by the coding sequence ATGGCGGCGGCGCGGCTGCGGGTGgccctgtgggtgctgtggcATTTCGGGGTGGGGGGTCGCGGCTTGGAGCTGGCGGGGCTGGAGGGCCCGCGGGGGCGCGCGGCGCGGTGCCAGCCCGTGGACATCCCGATGTGCCGCGGGATCGGGTACAACCTGACCCGCATGCCCAACCTGCTGGGGCACGAGAGCCAGCGCGAGGCCGCCCTGAAGCTGCACGAGTTCGCCCCGCTGGTGGAGTACGGCTGCCACGTCCACCTGCgcttcttcctctgctccctctaCGCGCCCATGTGCACCGACCAGGTGAGCGCCAGCATCCCCGCCTGCCGCCCCATGTGCGAGCAGGCCCGCCACAAGTGCGTCCCCATCATGGAGCAGTTCAACTTCGGCTGGCCCGAGTCGCTCGACTGCAGCAGGCTGCCCACCAAGAACGACCCCAACGCCCTGTGCATGGAGGCTCCCGAGAACGCCTCGGCCGCTGAGCCGCACAAGGGGCAGGGGATGCTGCCCGTGGCCCCCCGGCCGTGGCCGCCGGGCACCGCCGCCGAGGGCCGGGGTCCCAACGGGCTGGGGGCCTGCGACAACCCCGAGAAGTTCCAGTATGTGGAGAAGAGCCTCTCGTGCGCGCCCAGGTGCTCCCCCGGGGTGGACGTGTACTGGTCCCGGGAGGACAAGGACTTTGCCTTCATCTGGATGGCCGTCTGGTCCACCCTCTGCTTCGTCTCCACCGCCTTCACCGTCCTCACCTTCCTGCTCGACCCCCACCGCTTCCAGTACCCCGAGAGGCCCATCATCTTCCTCTCCATGTGCTACAACGTGTACTCTGTGGCCTTCATCATCCGCTCCGTGGCAGGGGCTGAGAACATCGCCTGCGACCGGGAGAACGGCGAGCTCTACATCAtccaggaggggctggagagcacaGGCTGCACCATCGTCTTCCTCATCCTCTACTACTTCGGCATGGCCAGCTCGCTGTGGTGGGTCATCCTCACCCTCACCTGGTTCCTGGCCGCCGGCAAGAAGTGGGGACACGAGGCCATCGAGGCCCACAGCAGCTACTTCCACATGGCCGCCTGGGGCATCCCGGCCATGAAGACCATCGTCATCCTCACCATGAGGAAGGTGGCGGGGGACGAGCTCACGGGGCTGTGCTACGTGGGGAGCATGGACGTCAGCGCCCTGACCGGCTTCGTCCTCATCCCCCTCTCCTGCTACCTGGTCATCGGCACCTCCTTCATCCTCACCGGCTTCGTCGCCCTCTTCCACATCCGCAAGATCATGAAGACGGGCGGCACCAACACGGAGAAGCTGGAGAAGCTGATGGTGAAGATCGGGGTCTTCTCCATCCTCTACACCGTCCCGGCCACCTGCGTCATCGTCTGCTACTTCTACGAGCGGCTGAACGTGGATTACTGGACGCTGCGGGCGCTGGAGCGCGGCTGCCTGCGCCTGCCCGGCCGCCGCGCCGCCAACTGCTCCCTCGAGGCCTCGGTGCCCACCGTGGCCGTGTTCATGCTAAAGATTTTCATGTCGCTGGTGGTGGGCATCACCAGCGGGGTGTGGGTGTGGAGCTCCAAAACGCTGCAGACCTGGCAGAGCCTGTGCAACAGGCGGCTGGGCGTGAGGACGCGGGGCAAGCCCTGCAGCGGGGTCAGCTGCGGCGGGGGGCACTGCCACTACAAGGCCCCCACGGTCATGCTGCACATGACCAAGACGGACCCGTACCTGGACAACCCGACGCACGTCTAG